From the Kitasatospora viridis genome, one window contains:
- a CDS encoding RDD family protein, which translates to MSYAHWSVRVVAFLIDWLACAAPNIIAGVVDPDSTGLQVGLLFLSVALLAYNRWYLGGRTGQSWGKQLMDLHLGGLADGEPIGPPRAFLRDVAHLLDTLPCYLGWAWPIWDRRKQTFADKVMSTAVRSPD; encoded by the coding sequence GTGAGCTACGCCCACTGGTCGGTGCGTGTGGTGGCCTTCCTGATCGACTGGCTGGCCTGCGCCGCGCCGAACATCATCGCCGGGGTGGTCGACCCGGACAGCACCGGCCTGCAGGTCGGGCTGCTCTTCCTGTCGGTGGCCCTGCTCGCCTACAACCGCTGGTACCTGGGCGGGCGGACCGGGCAGAGCTGGGGCAAGCAGCTGATGGACCTGCACCTGGGCGGGCTGGCTGACGGCGAGCCGATCGGCCCGCCGCGGGCCTTCCTGCGCGACGTCGCGCACCTGCTGGACACGCTGCCCTGCTACCTGGGCTGGGCCTGGCCGATCTGGGACCGCCGCAAGCAGACCTTCGCCGACAAGGTGATGAGCACGGCGGTCCGCAGCCCCGACTGA
- a CDS encoding AfsR/SARP family transcriptional regulator, protein MDHQQGPGTGRPTAPAALRFGLLGPLTVHDDGGAALPVTSPKVRALLAMLLLEPGRVVSRDRLTGALWGEHPPATAATSLNNHVVQLRRLLGPDGPARLRTASPGYLLQVDPGELDSALFTELLEQARTARRCSDWQAVADHSAGALALWRGTPLSDLPGLAEEALPHVQQLQELRLQALEWQFDAELELGRPQAMIPALNRLTAEYPLREAFHRQLMLALHRTDQRAEALAGYQRLRRTLIEELGIEPGPRVRAAHQEILRAEQAEAEQQHEEAAAAPTVAAGAGLPRDVAGFTGRHEELEQLLAACRSGGPVGIVAVDGMPGVGKSALAVHAAHRLAGDYPDGQIFLPLHAHTPGTPAVEPTDALAALLLTIGVAPQQIPPDLDARANLWRSRLAGRRMLLLLDDARSSEQVRPLLPGSSGCLVLVTSRRRLPALGDAVPMTLGVLPPHEAAELFTATAGRHDLSPDQPAVTEVVRLCGCLPLAIHLTAARLRHRRAWTVADLVPDLAAAAGRLAALRAEDVSVAAAFDLSYRDLTPAQRRLFRRLGLNPGDHFDARAAAALDGTEPATARRLLEELEDHHLVDEPVRGRYRMHDLIREHSRALSTMDDPATRHAAVGRLLESCLATVVEAGRLLGVRRHRWVPAQRSVGAELPSEDAATAWLRTERSNLRAAIEYAATHGHPDYAVRLPAALHHFLRTQGHWSQARTLHLIALETARAVGDRSGEAEALTHLGTFQRLTGEHELAADHLRLALDLFRELDEPSGQAAVRIQLGAMERTFGSNTKAREHFATALELARDAGDRPGLGEALSQLGILGRITGEYAEATANTTNALALHRELGNRTGQTAALSELSLIKQLTGDLAGAEESLRQALELCRARDDRPGEAYALASLGSLQQLTGRYQEAEATHRRAGALYRGLGNLIGEANAVMALGAVRMVTGQYQAAEQDLLRASAMYHELDEARGRMNTVAYLGVLRLATDRPAAAAENLRAALALYRAQGDRLGESRVLAYLGDALQALGRFGEAERTLDEALALCRERGDRAGEAEVRNILGRLMNATGRSAAAEPQFAAALEGALAADSPLEQVRALGGLGRLELATGRTEQGTARLLRAHELAQRLGVPEAEELHRTLAELASRARARC, encoded by the coding sequence ATGGACCATCAACAAGGGCCCGGGACCGGCCGCCCGACCGCCCCCGCCGCGCTGCGCTTCGGCCTGCTCGGGCCGCTGACGGTCCATGACGACGGCGGCGCGGCGCTGCCGGTGACCTCTCCGAAGGTACGCGCCCTGCTGGCCATGCTGCTGCTGGAACCGGGACGGGTCGTCTCCCGGGACCGGCTCACCGGCGCCCTGTGGGGCGAACACCCGCCGGCCACCGCGGCCACCTCGCTCAACAACCACGTGGTCCAGCTGCGCCGCCTGCTCGGCCCCGACGGCCCGGCCCGGCTGCGCACCGCCTCCCCCGGCTACCTGCTCCAGGTCGACCCCGGCGAGCTGGACAGCGCCCTGTTCACCGAACTGCTGGAGCAGGCCCGCACCGCCCGGCGCTGCTCCGACTGGCAGGCCGTCGCGGACCACAGCGCCGGGGCGCTCGCGCTCTGGCGCGGCACTCCGCTCAGCGACCTGCCCGGGCTGGCCGAGGAGGCGCTGCCGCACGTCCAGCAGCTCCAGGAGCTGCGCTTGCAGGCCCTGGAATGGCAGTTCGACGCCGAGCTGGAGCTCGGCCGCCCGCAGGCCATGATCCCCGCGCTCAACCGGCTGACCGCCGAGTACCCGCTGCGCGAGGCCTTCCACCGCCAGCTGATGCTCGCCCTGCACCGCACCGACCAGCGGGCCGAGGCGCTGGCCGGCTACCAGCGGCTGCGCCGCACGCTGATCGAGGAGCTCGGCATCGAACCCGGTCCCCGGGTGCGGGCCGCCCACCAGGAGATCCTGCGGGCCGAGCAGGCCGAGGCCGAGCAGCAGCACGAGGAGGCCGCCGCCGCCCCCACCGTCGCGGCCGGCGCCGGACTGCCCCGGGACGTGGCCGGCTTCACCGGCCGGCACGAGGAGCTGGAGCAGCTGCTGGCCGCCTGCCGCTCCGGCGGCCCGGTCGGCATCGTGGCGGTGGACGGCATGCCCGGGGTGGGCAAGAGCGCGCTGGCCGTGCACGCCGCGCACCGGCTGGCCGGCGACTACCCGGACGGGCAGATCTTCCTGCCGCTGCACGCGCACACCCCCGGCACCCCCGCCGTGGAGCCGACCGACGCGCTGGCCGCGCTGCTGCTCACCATCGGCGTGGCGCCCCAGCAGATACCGCCGGACCTGGACGCCCGGGCCAACCTGTGGCGCAGCCGGCTGGCCGGGCGGCGGATGCTGCTGCTGCTCGACGACGCCCGCAGCAGCGAGCAGGTCCGCCCGCTGCTGCCCGGCAGCTCCGGCTGCCTGGTGCTGGTGACCAGCCGGCGCCGGCTGCCCGCGCTCGGCGACGCGGTGCCGATGACCCTCGGCGTGCTGCCGCCGCACGAGGCCGCCGAGCTGTTCACCGCGACCGCCGGCCGGCACGACCTGAGCCCCGACCAGCCGGCCGTCACCGAGGTGGTGCGGCTCTGCGGCTGCCTGCCGCTGGCGATCCACCTGACCGCCGCCCGGCTGCGCCACCGGCGCGCCTGGACCGTCGCCGACCTGGTGCCCGACCTGGCCGCGGCGGCCGGCCGGCTGGCCGCGCTGCGCGCCGAGGACGTCTCGGTGGCCGCCGCCTTCGACCTCTCCTACCGGGACCTGACGCCCGCTCAGCGCCGGCTCTTCCGCCGGCTCGGCCTCAACCCCGGCGACCACTTCGACGCCCGGGCCGCCGCCGCGCTGGACGGCACCGAGCCGGCCACCGCCCGCCGGCTGCTGGAGGAGCTGGAGGACCACCACCTGGTGGACGAGCCGGTGCGCGGGCGCTACCGGATGCACGACCTGATCCGCGAGCACTCCCGGGCGCTGAGCACCATGGACGACCCGGCCACCCGGCACGCCGCGGTCGGCCGGCTGCTGGAGTCCTGCCTGGCCACCGTGGTGGAGGCCGGCCGGCTGCTCGGGGTGCGCCGGCACCGCTGGGTGCCGGCCCAGCGCTCGGTCGGCGCCGAGCTGCCCAGCGAGGACGCGGCCACCGCCTGGCTGCGCACCGAGCGCTCCAACCTGCGGGCCGCCATCGAGTACGCGGCCACCCACGGCCACCCCGACTACGCGGTCCGGCTGCCCGCCGCGCTGCACCACTTCCTGCGCACCCAGGGCCACTGGAGCCAGGCCCGCACCCTGCACCTGATCGCCCTGGAGACCGCCCGGGCGGTCGGCGACCGGTCCGGCGAGGCCGAGGCGCTGACCCACCTGGGCACCTTCCAGCGGCTGACCGGCGAGCACGAGCTGGCGGCTGATCATCTACGGCTCGCCTTGGACCTGTTCCGGGAGCTGGACGAGCCCTCCGGGCAGGCCGCCGTGCGGATCCAGCTGGGCGCGATGGAGCGCACCTTCGGCAGCAACACCAAGGCCCGCGAGCACTTCGCCACCGCCCTGGAGCTGGCCCGGGACGCCGGCGACCGGCCGGGCCTGGGCGAGGCGCTGAGCCAGCTGGGCATCCTCGGCCGGATCACCGGCGAGTACGCCGAGGCCACCGCCAACACCACCAACGCGCTGGCGCTGCACCGGGAGCTGGGCAACCGCACCGGCCAGACCGCCGCGCTCAGCGAGCTGAGCCTGATCAAGCAGCTCACCGGCGACCTGGCCGGCGCCGAGGAGAGCCTGCGGCAGGCCCTCGAACTCTGCCGGGCCCGGGACGACCGGCCCGGCGAGGCCTACGCGCTGGCCAGCCTCGGCTCGCTCCAGCAGCTGACCGGCCGTTACCAGGAGGCGGAGGCCACCCACCGCCGGGCCGGCGCGCTCTACCGGGGCCTGGGCAACCTGATCGGCGAGGCCAACGCGGTGATGGCGCTGGGCGCGGTGCGGATGGTCACCGGCCAGTACCAGGCGGCCGAGCAGGACCTGCTGCGGGCCAGCGCGATGTACCACGAGCTGGACGAGGCGCGCGGGCGGATGAACACCGTCGCCTACCTGGGCGTGCTGCGGCTGGCCACCGACCGGCCGGCCGCCGCCGCGGAGAACCTGCGGGCCGCGCTCGCGCTCTACCGGGCGCAGGGCGATCGGCTGGGCGAGTCCCGGGTGCTGGCCTACCTGGGCGACGCGCTGCAGGCGCTCGGCCGGTTCGGCGAGGCGGAGCGGACCCTGGACGAGGCGCTGGCGCTGTGCCGGGAGCGCGGCGACCGGGCCGGCGAGGCCGAGGTGCGCAACATCCTGGGCCGGCTGATGAACGCGACCGGCCGCTCGGCCGCGGCCGAGCCGCAGTTCGCGGCGGCGCTGGAGGGCGCGCTGGCGGCCGACTCACCGCTGGAGCAGGTGCGGGCGCTGGGCGGCCTGGGCCGGCTGGAGCTGGCCACCGGCCGCACCGAGCAGGGCACCGCCCGCCTGCTGCGCGCGCACGAGCTGGCCCAGCGGCTCGGCGTGCCCGAGGCCGAGGAGCTGCACCGGACGCTGGCCGAGCTGGCCTCCCGCGCCCGCGCCCGCTGCTGA
- the asnB gene encoding asparagine synthase (glutamine-hydrolyzing) translates to MCGIAGWVAFDRDLTRQRSLVQAMTGTMICRGPDAGGVHLEAHAALGHRRLAVIDLEGGAQPMKVERDGRLLAVMTYSGEVYNFQELRTELAAAGVRFRTRSDTETVLEAYLHWGPSFVERLNGMFAFAIWDARTEELLLVRDRMGVKPLYYYPTSDGVLFGSEPKAILANPEAPAVVSKDGLRELLAFVKTPGHAVYQGMAELKPGHVLRVRRGNLSLQRYWQLTAREHTDDLPTTVATVRELLTDTVRRQLIADVPLCSLLSGGLDSSTVTALAARELAAAGGGPVRSFSVDFQGQQQNFQADAMRASLDGPYAHLVAEHVRADHRDIVLDRSRLTDRANRDAVLRAGDLPTGFGDMDTSLYLLFQEIRRHSTVALSGESADELFGGYPWFHQPEAVAAETFPWLDGSRTLHSSVAEPRLAMIDPGLVAELELDTYIADSYATAMAEVPHLPSASPIERRMREICYLHLTRFVRLLLDRKDRMSMAVGLEVRVPFCDHRLVEYVFNTPWAMKTYDGREKSLLRGAAEGLLPEQVLARVKSPYPSTQDPGYPRAVRDELAELNGDPKSPLHALADPAAVARALAPDRDPARDRTSAELLLALDRWQRLYPGSLAL, encoded by the coding sequence ATGTGTGGAATAGCCGGCTGGGTGGCGTTCGACCGGGACCTCACCCGGCAGCGGTCGCTGGTCCAGGCGATGACCGGGACGATGATCTGCCGCGGTCCGGACGCGGGCGGCGTGCACCTGGAAGCGCACGCGGCGCTCGGGCACCGCCGCCTCGCGGTGATCGACCTGGAGGGCGGCGCCCAGCCGATGAAGGTCGAGCGCGACGGCCGGCTGCTGGCCGTGATGACCTACAGCGGCGAGGTGTACAACTTCCAGGAGCTGCGCACCGAACTGGCCGCGGCGGGCGTGCGCTTCCGCACCCGCAGCGACACCGAGACGGTGCTGGAGGCCTACCTGCACTGGGGGCCGTCCTTCGTGGAGCGGCTGAACGGCATGTTCGCCTTCGCCATCTGGGACGCCCGGACCGAGGAACTGCTGCTGGTCCGGGACCGGATGGGCGTCAAGCCGCTCTACTACTACCCGACCTCCGACGGGGTGCTCTTCGGCTCCGAGCCCAAGGCGATCCTGGCCAACCCCGAGGCGCCGGCCGTGGTCAGCAAGGACGGGCTGCGGGAGCTGCTCGCCTTCGTCAAGACCCCCGGGCACGCGGTCTACCAGGGCATGGCGGAGCTCAAGCCGGGGCACGTGCTGCGGGTGCGGCGCGGGAACCTGTCGCTGCAGCGGTACTGGCAGCTGACGGCCCGTGAGCACACCGACGACCTGCCGACCACCGTCGCCACGGTGCGCGAGCTGCTGACCGACACCGTGCGGCGCCAGCTGATCGCCGACGTGCCGCTGTGCTCGCTGCTCTCCGGCGGCCTGGACTCCAGCACGGTCACCGCGCTGGCGGCCCGGGAGCTGGCCGCGGCCGGGGGCGGGCCGGTGCGCTCGTTCTCGGTGGACTTCCAGGGGCAGCAGCAGAACTTCCAGGCCGACGCCATGCGCGCCAGCCTGGACGGGCCGTACGCACACCTGGTGGCCGAGCACGTGCGGGCCGACCACCGCGACATCGTGCTGGACCGGTCCCGGCTGACCGACCGGGCGAACCGGGACGCGGTGCTGCGGGCCGGCGACCTGCCGACCGGCTTCGGCGACATGGACACCTCGCTGTACCTGCTGTTCCAGGAGATCCGCCGGCACTCCACGGTGGCGCTGTCCGGCGAGTCGGCGGACGAGCTGTTCGGCGGCTACCCCTGGTTCCACCAGCCCGAAGCGGTGGCCGCCGAAACGTTTCCCTGGCTCGACGGCTCGCGCACCCTGCACAGCTCCGTCGCCGAACCCCGGCTCGCCATGATCGACCCCGGCCTGGTCGCCGAGCTGGAGCTCGACACCTACATCGCCGACAGCTACGCCACCGCGATGGCGGAGGTGCCGCACCTGCCGAGCGCCTCGCCGATCGAGCGCCGGATGCGGGAGATCTGCTACCTGCACCTGACCCGGTTCGTCCGGCTGCTGCTGGACCGCAAGGACCGGATGAGCATGGCGGTCGGCCTGGAGGTCCGGGTGCCGTTCTGCGACCACCGGCTGGTGGAGTACGTGTTCAACACCCCGTGGGCGATGAAGACCTACGACGGGCGGGAGAAGAGCCTGCTGCGCGGCGCCGCCGAAGGGCTGCTGCCGGAGCAGGTGCTCGCCCGGGTGAAGAGCCCGTACCCGTCCACCCAGGACCCGGGCTACCCGCGGGCGGTCCGGGACGAGCTGGCCGAGCTGAACGGCGACCCCAAGTCGCCGCTGCACGCGCTGGCCGACCCGGCGGCGGTGGCCCGGGCCCTCGCCCCCGACCGCGACCCGGCGCGCGACCGGACCTCGGCGGAGCTGCTGCTCGCGCTGGACCGGTGGCAGCGGCTCTACCCGGGCAGCCTGGCCCTCTGA
- a CDS encoding DUF4383 domain-containing protein: protein MKLQDELPVDHRLAQVYRAGAGLMGLLLLIWGCFGLAGEPGFLSTHGQNVAGMSSNGALSVLSIVFGGILFIAAIIGGNIASWTNMVVGAVFFLAGFVGLIALDSSWNHLAFRLANVLFSFVFGLVIATFGMYGRVSGHLPHDNPYWQRRHPGERAPEEEIAGRWHVPAFKTVLRPTVHHHA from the coding sequence ATGAAACTGCAGGACGAACTTCCCGTGGACCACCGCCTGGCCCAGGTGTACCGAGCCGGCGCGGGACTGATGGGTCTGCTGCTGCTGATCTGGGGCTGCTTCGGGCTGGCCGGCGAACCCGGCTTCCTGAGCACCCACGGCCAGAACGTCGCCGGCATGTCGAGCAACGGAGCGCTCAGTGTGCTGTCGATCGTTTTCGGCGGAATCCTGTTCATCGCCGCGATCATCGGGGGCAACATCGCCTCCTGGACCAACATGGTCGTCGGCGCGGTCTTCTTCCTGGCCGGATTCGTCGGCCTGATCGCCCTCGACAGCAGCTGGAACCACCTGGCCTTCCGGTTGGCCAACGTGCTGTTCAGCTTCGTCTTCGGCCTGGTGATCGCGACCTTCGGCATGTACGGCCGGGTGAGCGGCCACCTCCCGCACGACAACCCCTACTGGCAGCGGCGCCACCCCGGCGAGCGCGCCCCCGAGGAGGAGATCGCCGGCCGCTGGCACGTGCCGGCCTTCAAGACCGTGCTGCGCCCGACGGTGCACCACCACGCATGA
- a CDS encoding tautomerase family protein, whose amino-acid sequence MPITVTAPRGVLTPAGEREILPRLTAALVAASGLTGNPAFTAMVGGTVHVLAPEHVYAGGTNRPVVMVELKLPDIGLADPAARAEFIRAATDVVERLSVPGHDPEDTWVNILNARDGAWGIGGRVLTNEAIAAGIS is encoded by the coding sequence ATGCCCATCACCGTCACCGCACCCCGCGGCGTCCTCACCCCCGCCGGCGAGCGCGAGATCCTGCCGCGGCTGACCGCCGCACTGGTCGCGGCCAGCGGCCTCACCGGGAACCCCGCCTTCACCGCCATGGTCGGCGGCACCGTGCACGTCCTCGCCCCGGAGCACGTCTACGCGGGCGGCACCAACCGCCCGGTCGTCATGGTCGAGCTGAAGCTGCCGGACATCGGGCTGGCCGACCCCGCCGCCCGGGCGGAGTTCATCCGGGCCGCCACCGACGTCGTCGAGCGGCTCTCCGTCCCGGGGCACGACCCCGAGGACACCTGGGTGAACATCCTCAACGCGCGCGACGGCGCGTGGGGCATCGGCGGCCGGGTGCTCACCAACGAGGCGATCGCCGCCGGCATCTCCTAG
- a CDS encoding TetR/AcrR family transcriptional regulator, which produces MARDTRERMIEATVNALRHRGVAGMSFTDVLRESGAARGAIYHHFPGGKAELVAEAAECNGRAVRERLAALPADSPTGVLDAFVELVRPVVAESAHGSGCAVAAVTVGTGTDGDDARLRRIAAGAFEAWTDQLAERFTATGLAAADAADLAGTLITLLQGAHVLCRAAGELEPFEQAARTARALVAHRYPG; this is translated from the coding sequence GTGGCGCGCGACACCCGCGAGCGCATGATCGAGGCCACCGTCAACGCGCTCCGGCACCGCGGCGTGGCGGGGATGTCCTTCACCGACGTGCTCCGCGAGAGCGGCGCCGCCCGCGGCGCGATCTACCATCACTTCCCCGGCGGCAAGGCCGAGTTGGTCGCCGAGGCGGCCGAGTGCAACGGGCGGGCGGTGCGCGAGCGGCTGGCCGCGCTGCCCGCCGACAGCCCGACCGGCGTGCTGGACGCCTTCGTCGAGCTGGTCCGGCCCGTGGTCGCCGAATCCGCGCACGGGAGCGGGTGCGCGGTTGCCGCCGTCACCGTGGGGACGGGCACCGACGGCGACGACGCGCGGCTGCGCCGGATCGCCGCGGGCGCCTTCGAGGCCTGGACCGACCAGCTCGCCGAACGGTTCACCGCCACCGGCCTGGCCGCGGCCGACGCCGCCGACCTGGCGGGGACGCTGATCACCCTGCTGCAGGGCGCGCACGTGCTCTGCCGGGCCGCGGGCGAACTGGAGCCCTTCGAGCAGGCGGCCCGCACGGCGCGCGCGCTGGTGGCGCACCGCTACCCGGGCTGA
- a CDS encoding dodecin: MSEHTYRVTEIVGSSHEGTDAAIRNALSRASQTLRNIDWFEVTQVRGHVGDGEIKHYQVTVKVGFRLEDPSA; encoded by the coding sequence ATGTCCGAACACACCTACCGGGTGACCGAGATCGTCGGCTCCTCCCACGAGGGCACCGACGCCGCCATCCGCAACGCCCTCTCCCGCGCCTCGCAGACCCTGCGCAACATCGACTGGTTCGAGGTGACCCAGGTGCGCGGCCACGTCGGCGACGGCGAGATCAAGCACTACCAGGTGACGGTGAAGGTCGGCTTCCGCCTGGAGGACCCGTCCGCCTGA
- a CDS encoding response regulator transcription factor codes for MTAPAPVPPAPAPPRVLVVDDDPTVAEVVTGYLVRAGYVVDRAADGRAALARAAAFRPDLVVLDLMLPEVDGLEVCRRLRAAGSATAVLMLTAKGEEAERIAGLELGADDYVTKPFSPRELVLRVGAVLRRRTAVPAAGAPEPLTAGDLELDQQARRAFRSGRELALTQREFDLLAFFVGHPGTAFGREELMSRVWGWDFGDLATVTVHVRRLREKVEDDPAAPRLIRTVWGVGYRFDPAGEVAR; via the coding sequence GTGACAGCCCCAGCCCCCGTGCCCCCGGCCCCCGCGCCCCCGCGCGTCCTCGTGGTGGACGACGACCCCACCGTCGCCGAAGTGGTGACCGGCTACCTGGTGCGCGCCGGGTACGTCGTGGACCGGGCCGCCGACGGGCGGGCCGCGCTCGCCCGGGCGGCGGCCTTCCGGCCCGACCTGGTGGTGCTCGACCTGATGCTGCCCGAGGTCGACGGGCTGGAGGTCTGCCGCCGGCTGCGCGCGGCCGGCTCCGCCACCGCCGTGCTGATGCTCACCGCGAAGGGCGAGGAGGCCGAGCGGATCGCCGGCCTGGAGCTGGGCGCGGACGACTACGTGACCAAGCCGTTCAGCCCGCGCGAGCTGGTGCTGCGGGTGGGCGCCGTGCTGCGCCGGCGCACCGCGGTGCCCGCGGCCGGCGCGCCCGAACCGCTCACCGCCGGTGACCTGGAGCTCGACCAGCAGGCCCGCCGCGCCTTCCGCAGCGGGCGCGAGCTGGCCCTGACCCAGCGCGAGTTCGACCTGCTCGCCTTCTTCGTCGGCCACCCGGGCACCGCCTTCGGCCGGGAGGAGCTGATGAGCCGGGTCTGGGGCTGGGACTTCGGCGACCTCGCCACCGTCACGGTGCACGTGCGCCGACTGCGCGAGAAGGTCGAGGACGACCCGGCCGCCCCGCGGCTGATCCGCACCGTCTGGGGCGTCGGCTACCGGTTCGACCCGGCCGGCGAGGTGGCGCGGTGA
- a CDS encoding sensor histidine kinase, whose amino-acid sequence MTAPLLIALIAALGAGTVTLLGWPAVRLLRRRSLVLSLFAVAVASVLAMTAGTLAVAQAMFLSHHDLGVVITVTCVAAVFSIGTAALLGRQVVAGSRALALAARTVGSAAGFAAPTGPLGAELAELSAELAATSARLAESRERERALESSRRELVAWISHDLRTPLAGLRAMAEALEDGVAEDPARYHARIGTEVDRLAGMVDDLFELSRIQAGALGLRPARVSVYDLVGDALAGAHPLARERGVRLQGERVEQAPVEVDGREITRVLGNLLVNAIRATPADGVVEVAARWEAAEVVLSVTDGCGGIPEADLPRVFETGWRGGSARTPREGTGGAGLGLAIVRGIVEAHAGRATVRNVAGGCCFEIALPAAPVVPG is encoded by the coding sequence GTGACCGCCCCGCTGCTGATCGCGCTGATCGCCGCGCTCGGTGCCGGCACCGTCACGCTGCTCGGCTGGCCCGCCGTGCGGCTGCTGCGCCGCCGCTCGCTGGTGCTCTCGCTGTTCGCCGTCGCCGTGGCCAGCGTGCTCGCGATGACGGCCGGGACCCTGGCGGTGGCCCAGGCGATGTTCCTCTCGCACCACGACCTCGGCGTGGTGATCACGGTGACCTGCGTGGCCGCCGTGTTCTCGATCGGCACCGCCGCGCTGCTCGGCCGCCAGGTGGTGGCCGGCAGCCGGGCGCTGGCGTTGGCCGCGCGCACCGTCGGCAGCGCGGCCGGGTTCGCCGCGCCGACCGGTCCGCTCGGCGCCGAACTGGCCGAACTGAGCGCCGAGCTGGCCGCCACCAGCGCCCGGCTGGCCGAGTCCCGGGAGCGCGAGCGGGCGTTGGAGTCCTCCCGGCGGGAGTTGGTCGCCTGGATCTCGCACGACCTGCGCACCCCGCTGGCCGGCCTGCGGGCGATGGCCGAGGCGCTGGAGGACGGGGTGGCCGAGGACCCGGCGCGCTACCACGCCCGGATCGGCACCGAGGTGGACCGGCTGGCCGGCATGGTGGACGACCTGTTCGAGCTCTCCCGGATCCAGGCCGGCGCGCTCGGCCTGCGTCCGGCCCGGGTCTCGGTCTACGACCTGGTGGGCGACGCCCTGGCCGGCGCCCACCCGCTGGCCCGCGAGCGCGGGGTCCGGCTGCAGGGCGAGCGGGTGGAGCAGGCGCCGGTGGAGGTGGACGGCCGGGAGATCACCCGGGTGCTGGGCAACCTGCTGGTGAACGCGATCCGGGCGACCCCCGCGGACGGCGTGGTCGAGGTGGCGGCGCGCTGGGAGGCGGCCGAGGTGGTGCTCTCGGTGACCGACGGCTGCGGCGGCATCCCCGAGGCCGACCTGCCCCGGGTGTTCGAGACCGGGTGGCGGGGCGGCAGCGCCCGCACCCCGCGCGAGGGCACCGGTGGGGCGGGGCTCGGACTGGCGATCGTGCGCGGGATCGTGGAGGCGCACGCCGGCCGGGCGACGGTGCGCAACGTGGCCGGTGGCTGCTGCTTCGAGATCGCGCTGCCGGCGGCGCCCGTCGTGCCCGGCTAA
- a CDS encoding 3'-5' exonuclease, with protein sequence MTGLLNVIDVEATCWDGPVPPGSVNEIIEIGLTVVDLTQRRRIGRHRILVRPERSEVSPFCTELTGLTGDEVAGGVSFAEACRLLVAEHGGRERPWASWGDYDRLQFAGQCERSGVGYPFGERHTNAKARFTEAYGLRRRPGMARALEVAGLPLQGRHHRGEDDAWNIAALVLRLVEQDSWPVD encoded by the coding sequence ATGACTGGACTGCTGAACGTGATCGACGTCGAGGCGACCTGCTGGGACGGGCCGGTGCCGCCCGGGTCGGTCAACGAGATCATCGAGATCGGGCTGACCGTGGTCGACCTGACGCAGCGCCGGCGGATCGGGAGGCACCGGATCCTGGTCCGCCCGGAGCGCTCCGAGGTGAGCCCGTTCTGCACCGAGCTGACCGGGCTGACCGGGGACGAGGTGGCCGGGGGCGTGAGCTTCGCCGAGGCCTGCCGGCTGCTGGTGGCGGAGCACGGCGGCCGGGAGCGGCCGTGGGCCAGCTGGGGCGACTACGACCGGCTGCAGTTCGCCGGGCAGTGCGAACGCAGCGGGGTGGGCTACCCGTTCGGCGAGCGGCACACCAACGCCAAGGCCCGCTTCACCGAGGCGTACGGGCTGCGCCGCCGGCCCGGGATGGCCCGGGCGCTGGAGGTGGCCGGCCTGCCGCTCCAGGGGCGGCACCACCGCGGCGAGGACGACGCCTGGAACATCGCGGCGCTGGTGCTGCGGCTGGTCGAACAGGACTCCTGGCCGGTGGACTGA